In Gimesia chilikensis, the following proteins share a genomic window:
- a CDS encoding HNH endonuclease, which produces MISATSGKALSSAMQASVLALNKTYSPVHVISAKRAFCLLSKDIAEVISVEDGTFMNYDFSSWIEISELRSEFNERSELEDWILTVNYEIQVPRVVRLLRYDRIPNNTIKFNRRNIFIRDSYRCQYCQKKFNVKQLSLDHVVPRSHGGGMSWENIVSACRRCNTKKGGRTPTQAGMKLLQKPAKPSRNPVLLQQVKQAKYECWKNFVGTKELINCD; this is translated from the coding sequence ATGATTTCAGCAACTTCCGGGAAGGCACTCTCGAGTGCCATGCAGGCGAGCGTACTGGCGCTCAATAAGACTTATTCGCCAGTCCACGTGATCTCTGCCAAGCGGGCATTCTGCCTGCTCAGCAAAGATATCGCTGAGGTCATCAGTGTCGAAGACGGCACCTTCATGAACTACGACTTCAGCTCCTGGATCGAAATCAGCGAATTACGTTCGGAGTTCAACGAACGCAGCGAGCTCGAAGACTGGATCCTCACCGTCAATTACGAAATCCAGGTTCCCCGCGTCGTCCGGTTGCTCCGCTACGATCGCATCCCCAACAATACCATCAAGTTCAATCGACGTAACATTTTCATCCGCGACAGCTATCGCTGTCAGTACTGCCAGAAGAAATTCAACGTCAAACAGCTCAGCCTCGATCACGTCGTCCCCCGCTCGCATGGCGGCGGCATGAGCTGGGAAAACATTGTCAGTGCCTGTCGTCGCTGTAACACCAAAAAGGGGGGGCGCACCCCGACCCAGGCCGGAATGAAACTTCTGCAGAAACCGGCCAAGCCCAGCCGTAACCCGGTACTCCTGCAGCAGGTGAAACAGGCGAAATATGAATGCTGGAAAAATTTTGTCGGCACCAAAGAACTCATCAACTGTGACTGA
- the serA gene encoding phosphoglycerate dehydrogenase, translating into MYRVLITDNLSPAGLKVLEDNPEIEVDVRSGLSPEEVREALKSADGIIIRSATKLTEEILQGQPRLKAIVRAGVGVDNIDRVAATREGIIVMNTPAGNTTSTAEQTIALMMALARNIGPAYATMKEGKWERKKLTGTQVAGKTLAVIGLGRIGLSVAQRAQGLEMKVIGYDPFMSAERAAEYGIELYKEVDEIVKHCDFLTVHTPLTDETRDLINAERIATMRPGVRIINCARGGIINEDDLADALESGKVAGAACDVFTQEPPENRRLIDAPNMLATPHLGASTDEAQEMVALEAAEIITDFLTKNEIRHAINMIPVSGAEMADLKPHIELGHRLGLFLSQQTSGSLKKVQIQYRGEVAEKQTKLITSSFTAGLLSHSFEAEINIVNATVFAKDRGIDISEDKSTEVGTLSTLISATVETEDGKFSAAGTIFGQDFLRLTKLDEFYLDGYLDGNLLIYRHNDVPGLIGYIGTVLGNHKVNIAHMALGRLQNQPGGEAIAVLNVDGDVPDEAIAEVSSHKDVSCVKLIKMPPATAPLSWLQ; encoded by the coding sequence ATGTACCGAGTCCTGATCACGGACAATCTTTCGCCAGCTGGTCTCAAAGTCCTCGAAGACAACCCGGAAATCGAAGTTGACGTTCGTTCCGGCCTCTCGCCGGAAGAAGTACGGGAAGCACTCAAGTCCGCTGATGGTATCATCATTCGCAGTGCCACCAAGCTGACTGAAGAGATTCTTCAGGGGCAGCCTCGCCTGAAAGCCATCGTCCGGGCCGGTGTGGGTGTCGATAACATCGACCGCGTCGCTGCGACTCGCGAGGGCATCATCGTCATGAATACCCCCGCTGGAAACACCACCAGTACCGCCGAGCAGACCATCGCCCTGATGATGGCCCTGGCCCGGAACATCGGTCCCGCTTATGCCACCATGAAAGAAGGCAAGTGGGAACGTAAAAAACTGACCGGAACCCAGGTCGCCGGCAAGACTCTGGCCGTCATCGGTCTGGGTCGCATCGGTCTCTCTGTCGCCCAGCGGGCCCAGGGACTGGAAATGAAAGTCATCGGCTACGACCCGTTCATGTCAGCCGAACGTGCCGCTGAATACGGTATCGAGCTTTACAAAGAAGTCGATGAGATCGTCAAACACTGTGACTTCCTGACCGTACACACTCCGCTGACTGACGAAACCCGCGACCTGATCAACGCCGAGCGGATCGCCACCATGCGTCCCGGAGTGAGAATCATCAACTGTGCCCGCGGTGGAATTATTAACGAAGACGATCTGGCAGATGCTCTGGAATCCGGCAAAGTTGCTGGCGCTGCCTGCGACGTATTCACTCAGGAACCGCCGGAAAACCGTCGCCTGATCGACGCTCCCAACATGCTGGCCACACCTCACCTGGGTGCTTCGACAGACGAAGCCCAGGAGATGGTTGCCCTGGAAGCAGCCGAGATCATCACTGACTTCCTGACAAAGAACGAAATCCGGCACGCCATCAACATGATTCCGGTCTCCGGTGCAGAAATGGCGGACCTCAAACCGCACATCGAACTGGGACATCGCCTGGGACTGTTCCTGTCACAGCAGACCTCAGGCAGCCTCAAAAAGGTACAGATCCAGTACCGGGGCGAAGTCGCCGAGAAGCAGACCAAGCTGATCACATCCAGCTTTACTGCCGGCCTGCTCTCACATTCATTCGAAGCCGAAATCAACATTGTGAATGCAACCGTCTTCGCCAAAGATCGGGGCATCGACATTTCGGAAGACAAGTCCACTGAAGTCGGCACGCTTTCCACTCTGATCTCTGCAACCGTTGAGACTGAGGATGGCAAGTTTTCCGCCGCCGGTACCATCTTCGGCCAGGACTTCCTGCGTCTCACCAAACTGGATGAGTTCTACCTCGATGGCTATCTCGATGGCAACCTGCTGATCTACCGTCACAATGACGTACCCGGCCTGATCGGTTACATCGGCACCGTGCTCGGTAACCACAAAGTCAACATCGCCCACATGGCTCTGGGACGTCTCCAGAATCAGCCCGGTGGTGAAGCGATCGCTGTGCTGAACGTGGACGGCGATGTTCCTGACGAAGCCATCGCGGAAGTCTCCAGCCACAAAGATGTTTCCTGCGTGAAACTCATCAAAATGCCACCAGCGACCGCTCCCCTCTCCTGGTTGCAGTAA
- a CDS encoding TAXI family TRAP transporter solute-binding subunit, whose protein sequence is MRRTILKILVVILLISLPVILHQTYRWMTALPDRITIAAGHPEGRYYGVAEQLKARLQEQLPIEVEILQTEGSLENMKLLRSGKADLGFYQPGAEYVLIERKPGPAAPRQAGPVETDEICFIANLFSQAVHVIVPLDSEVRNVNDLKGKRVAIGQPGSGDLAASLPLLEHLQLDLDEIKPAYLSYLQIEEEFGEKKLDAAIVTVGVEAPLLQKLLQTGQYRLLEIPYIGALTRRETQFYPYEIPAGMYSRKQSVVPERNLPTVACGALLLTRESVSDDLITEVTTQVLHQNFSRQVHLNELSAKGQTFARENQGFPMHDGADHVYNPELKPFMNSEFVEATEGMRSFIVSILIAGYLLFHWFRKRREKSKEHRLDSYIRQLVEIENQQMKFDGNKSQDGPALIALLDDVTSLRQHTLKQFSAHELNEDRATDVFLEMCHALSDKINAKLLGWKIDRLGEKIKDD, encoded by the coding sequence ATGAGACGAACTATCCTCAAGATCCTGGTTGTCATTCTCCTGATCTCTCTGCCGGTAATTTTGCATCAGACTTACCGCTGGATGACCGCCTTACCGGACCGGATCACCATCGCCGCCGGTCATCCGGAAGGGCGTTATTACGGGGTCGCAGAACAGCTCAAAGCACGATTGCAGGAACAGTTACCGATTGAAGTCGAGATCCTGCAGACAGAGGGTTCGCTGGAAAATATGAAGTTGCTGAGATCAGGCAAAGCCGATCTGGGGTTTTACCAGCCGGGGGCTGAGTATGTGCTCATCGAACGCAAGCCCGGGCCCGCGGCTCCCAGGCAGGCTGGTCCAGTTGAGACAGACGAAATCTGTTTCATCGCCAATCTGTTTTCCCAGGCCGTGCATGTGATTGTACCCCTCGATTCCGAAGTCAGAAATGTGAATGATCTGAAAGGCAAACGGGTTGCGATCGGGCAGCCGGGCTCAGGCGATCTGGCTGCCAGCTTGCCTTTGCTGGAGCATCTCCAGCTGGACCTGGATGAAATCAAGCCTGCCTATCTGTCGTATCTGCAGATCGAAGAGGAGTTCGGTGAGAAGAAGCTGGATGCCGCTATCGTGACAGTTGGTGTAGAAGCGCCGCTCTTACAGAAACTGCTGCAGACCGGTCAGTATCGTCTGCTCGAAATTCCGTATATCGGAGCCCTGACGCGGAGGGAAACCCAGTTCTATCCGTATGAGATCCCGGCAGGAATGTATTCCCGAAAACAAAGCGTCGTACCCGAGCGGAACCTTCCCACGGTTGCCTGTGGTGCTCTGCTGTTGACCAGGGAATCGGTTTCGGACGATCTGATTACGGAGGTAACAACACAGGTACTGCATCAGAATTTTTCCCGGCAGGTACATCTGAATGAACTGTCTGCCAAGGGGCAGACCTTCGCCCGCGAGAACCAGGGGTTTCCCATGCACGACGGGGCAGATCATGTTTACAACCCCGAGCTCAAGCCGTTTATGAATTCTGAATTCGTCGAGGCGACCGAAGGGATGCGTTCCTTTATCGTATCAATACTGATTGCCGGATACCTGCTGTTCCACTGGTTCCGGAAACGCCGTGAAAAATCGAAAGAACATCGGCTGGACAGCTACATCAGGCAACTGGTTGAGATCGAGAATCAGCAGATGAAATTCGATGGCAATAAATCGCAGGATGGTCCGGCACTCATCGCGTTGCTGGATGACGTAACCAGCCTGCGGCAGCATACGCTGAAACAGTTTTCTGCCCACGAGTTGAATGAGGATCGGGCGACAGATGTCTTTCTGGAAATGTGTCACGCATTGAGTGACAAAATTAACGCGAAACTTTTAGGCTGGAAAATTGACCGCCTGGGTGAGAAGATAAAGGACGATTGA
- a CDS encoding HEAT repeat domain-containing protein — translation MPTAMLPASAKAKVLDSKMEVAQNLENKKELKKAKETYEDIFEADPKRALACHRLAIVSYRVGEREEALEYFKKAEALTPENPELLSDYGYALYKMKKLNEAEKVLQRSVKLEPDNERAVTRLATVLGTQGKMHESYTQLCKISTPAEAHEIVAHLHAQRGEKREALERYQRSLAMSRMAAGESGGLKPGSAEFKQNEKLLKRVQMNIAQLSADPALKSAKPDVQMAQHSRSDAAKSKLETASAEQNSFRKFEVAQKTTPKQKPAPKVEPTRDDFEPKTEVAATNDSPFRMIRDRIGKGSAKQEVENPFLTDPSLSEPAFEQEPMEVAEVKSEKTPMKSQVDDSAQKREQAGSRLNEILAQAENRSQPKEEVSFRRLTDEAVAQMESASQAERQPVRKPEVRETQVAQATEKPAATQPAQKRSAYELMRDLQTELIADFTPADEQRVQVTPDFRQVAQSEMPRETQNPFERQQREAVSNSPFEDAEVAQIGTWNPVDPKSKSEQGKISTVSRQIEVEPVQPSQKPMVQNVSLSQPKREIVPPNSAAALCPNASGEVLYLVKQLDSSDVPELKQAVQRLGSMEAEAIASVPALRSLSLHENMGVRIQSAFALWRIEGNTDDSVPTLIEAMNSQVESDRSFAAAVLSQIGHQSQELTPILVRSLSDSNPYVRLHTAELLARNPDWKYQAHKTLSDCLMSKDVNIRWLACYSLADLQPEDDRVVAALSLALQDKASQVRAGAAYALGEIGPFAHKSIPELQKARFDTNSDVRTAARNALTRVSHRINAPSAN, via the coding sequence ATGCCCACAGCCATGCTCCCAGCCTCCGCGAAGGCCAAGGTCCTGGACAGCAAGATGGAGGTCGCTCAGAATCTGGAAAACAAAAAAGAATTAAAAAAGGCGAAGGAAACCTACGAAGACATCTTCGAGGCGGATCCCAAACGGGCATTGGCGTGTCACCGCCTGGCGATCGTAAGTTATCGCGTGGGTGAGCGGGAAGAAGCCCTGGAATACTTCAAAAAGGCGGAAGCACTCACACCGGAGAATCCGGAACTGTTGAGTGACTACGGCTATGCTCTGTACAAGATGAAAAAGCTGAACGAAGCCGAAAAGGTTCTGCAGAGATCCGTCAAGCTGGAGCCGGACAACGAACGCGCCGTGACGCGTCTGGCCACGGTTCTGGGAACCCAGGGGAAAATGCACGAGAGCTATACGCAGCTGTGTAAAATCAGCACCCCTGCCGAAGCCCATGAGATTGTCGCACATCTGCACGCTCAGCGTGGTGAAAAACGTGAAGCCCTGGAACGCTATCAGCGATCGCTGGCCATGAGTCGGATGGCGGCTGGTGAAAGCGGCGGTCTGAAACCGGGTTCTGCTGAATTCAAACAGAATGAAAAACTGCTGAAACGCGTGCAGATGAATATTGCACAGCTGTCTGCAGACCCTGCATTGAAGTCGGCTAAACCCGATGTGCAGATGGCTCAGCATTCGCGATCTGATGCTGCCAAATCCAAACTGGAAACCGCGAGTGCAGAACAGAACTCGTTCCGTAAATTTGAAGTCGCTCAAAAAACAACACCAAAACAGAAACCGGCTCCCAAAGTGGAACCGACCAGAGATGACTTCGAGCCCAAAACCGAAGTGGCTGCGACCAATGATTCTCCTTTCCGGATGATTCGTGATCGCATCGGTAAAGGATCTGCTAAACAGGAAGTGGAAAACCCGTTCCTGACCGACCCGAGTTTGAGCGAGCCTGCATTTGAGCAGGAACCAATGGAAGTCGCCGAGGTGAAATCGGAAAAGACACCGATGAAATCTCAGGTAGACGATTCAGCACAAAAACGGGAACAGGCAGGTTCCAGACTGAATGAGATTCTGGCCCAGGCTGAAAATCGTTCCCAGCCAAAAGAGGAAGTCTCCTTCAGAAGACTGACTGACGAAGCGGTCGCTCAGATGGAATCCGCGAGTCAGGCAGAACGGCAACCGGTTCGTAAACCCGAAGTCCGGGAAACACAGGTCGCTCAAGCGACTGAAAAACCGGCCGCAACTCAGCCCGCGCAGAAACGTTCCGCTTACGAGTTGATGCGGGACCTGCAGACAGAGTTAATCGCTGATTTCACACCGGCTGATGAGCAGCGGGTTCAGGTTACACCAGATTTCCGACAAGTCGCACAAAGCGAAATGCCACGGGAAACACAGAATCCGTTCGAGCGTCAGCAGCGTGAAGCTGTCAGCAACTCGCCCTTTGAAGATGCTGAAGTGGCCCAGATCGGCACCTGGAATCCCGTCGATCCGAAATCAAAATCGGAACAGGGAAAAATCAGTACGGTCTCCCGGCAGATCGAAGTTGAGCCGGTACAGCCCAGCCAGAAACCAATGGTACAGAATGTGAGCCTCAGCCAGCCTAAGCGGGAAATCGTACCTCCCAATTCGGCAGCCGCTCTCTGTCCCAATGCCAGCGGTGAAGTCCTGTACCTGGTCAAACAGTTGGATTCCAGCGATGTACCCGAACTGAAGCAGGCAGTCCAGCGCCTGGGATCAATGGAAGCAGAAGCAATCGCTTCAGTTCCTGCTCTGCGTTCTCTGTCACTGCATGAGAATATGGGCGTGCGGATTCAAAGTGCATTTGCATTATGGAGAATCGAAGGCAATACGGACGATTCCGTGCCGACTTTGATTGAAGCCATGAATTCCCAGGTGGAAAGTGATCGTTCGTTCGCGGCAGCGGTGCTGTCACAGATTGGTCATCAGTCACAGGAACTGACGCCGATCCTGGTTCGCTCACTCTCGGACAGCAATCCTTACGTTCGCCTGCATACGGCTGAACTGCTGGCCCGGAATCCGGACTGGAAATATCAGGCTCATAAAACACTGTCAGACTGTCTGATGTCCAAAGATGTCAACATCCGTTGGCTGGCCTGCTACAGCCTGGCTGATCTGCAACCGGAAGATGACCGTGTCGTAGCGGCCCTCTCACTGGCTCTGCAGGATAAAGCAAGTCAGGTACGTGCGGGAGCCGCTTATGCACTGGGAGAGATTGGGCCCTTCGCTCACAAATCAATTCCAGAACTGCAGAAAGCACGGTTTGATACGAACTCAGACGTTCGAACCGCAGCCCGTAATGCCTTGACCCGGGTAAGCCATCGGATCAATGCTCCTTCAGCCAACTGA
- a CDS encoding homoserine dehydrogenase, which translates to MSSSPLNVAIIGMGTVGSGVAKILLERAEQMTTRAGRPIHLKRAVVRDLSRPRDIELAEGVLTDDIDSVLNDDSIDVIIQLVGGIDPAYDIMLRALESGKDVVTANKALLCEKGESLYQRARELGRCICFEAAVAGGVPLIETVTQAMSANQITSIEAILNGTSNYILTQMFSHDVSYDDAVKSAQEIGYAEADPAMDVDGTDAAQKLGILVQLSLGIKVSLDQFLRQGIDTLSLADLKYADELGYTVKLLAVANLIDGQLEMHAQPTLIRNDNPLAHVEDAYNKIALEGDAVGKIWLSGMGAGQMATASAVVANLIDVAVGRAALTFPRLDLWNPRHDIKIMPREEISRRYFLRLNVEDRPHVLADITNVLGDHEISIASLVQHEAPEVDPNESYSIVPLVIMTHQTTEGRFQAASRELEQLTCIRSPFVRMPVND; encoded by the coding sequence ATGTCGTCTTCTCCGTTAAACGTCGCCATTATTGGCATGGGAACCGTTGGTAGCGGTGTCGCAAAAATTCTTCTGGAACGAGCCGAGCAGATGACCACCCGCGCCGGGCGGCCGATTCATCTGAAACGAGCCGTCGTTCGCGATCTTTCCCGTCCCCGCGATATTGAGCTGGCCGAGGGTGTCCTGACCGACGATATTGACTCCGTCCTGAATGACGATTCCATCGATGTCATCATCCAACTGGTGGGGGGAATTGATCCCGCTTACGACATCATGCTGCGTGCCCTGGAAAGCGGTAAAGATGTCGTCACGGCGAACAAAGCCCTGCTCTGCGAAAAAGGGGAAAGCCTCTATCAGCGCGCCCGGGAACTGGGACGTTGCATCTGCTTTGAAGCTGCCGTCGCCGGCGGGGTTCCTCTGATCGAAACCGTCACCCAGGCGATGTCCGCTAACCAGATCACATCCATCGAAGCGATTTTGAACGGCACCAGCAACTACATTTTGACACAGATGTTTTCCCACGATGTCAGCTACGATGACGCCGTCAAAAGTGCCCAGGAAATCGGCTACGCAGAAGCCGACCCCGCAATGGACGTCGATGGCACCGACGCGGCCCAGAAACTGGGGATCCTCGTCCAGCTCTCACTGGGGATCAAGGTCAGCCTGGATCAGTTCCTGCGACAGGGAATCGATACGCTGTCTCTGGCAGACCTGAAATACGCCGATGAACTCGGCTACACCGTCAAACTGCTGGCGGTCGCCAATCTGATCGACGGTCAACTGGAAATGCACGCCCAGCCGACTCTGATCCGCAACGACAATCCGCTGGCTCATGTCGAAGACGCCTACAACAAAATCGCCCTCGAAGGGGATGCGGTCGGCAAGATCTGGCTCTCCGGAATGGGAGCCGGACAGATGGCAACAGCCTCCGCAGTCGTCGCGAATCTGATCGATGTCGCTGTCGGACGGGCGGCACTCACATTTCCGCGACTCGACCTGTGGAATCCCCGGCACGATATCAAGATCATGCCGCGTGAAGAGATTTCACGTCGCTACTTCCTGCGGCTGAATGTAGAAGACCGCCCACACGTTCTGGCAGATATTACGAACGTGCTGGGCGATCATGAAATCAGCATCGCCAGCCTGGTCCAGCACGAGGCACCGGAAGTCGATCCGAATGAAAGCTATTCGATTGTGCCTCTGGTCATCATGACTCACCAGACCACCGAAGGTCGTTTTCAGGCAGCCAGCCGGGAACTGGAACAGCTTACCTGTATCCGCTCCCCGTTTGTCCGGATGCCGGTCAACGACTGA
- a CDS encoding peptidylprolyl isomerase, giving the protein MLRITLFALCLLLPCLVGCTSETPTAGDAEVPEAAGEKPVTSDAENFQVLLNTTKGDILLEVHPAWSPRGAERFKKLVEEGFYNDVAFFRVIDGFMAQVGIQGDPAVHAKWADNNIMDDPVIESNKRGYVSFAKTGLPDSRSTQFFINFGDNSNLDNMGFSPFAKVIKGMDVVDSLYNGYGEGAPGGAGPDQMRLRAQGNAYLKQEYPMLDYIKKATVVGEKPAEGEAKPEAEKAEGEKPAEKEAAEKQPETKAEEKSEEKKEAAAKPEKEAAAEKKE; this is encoded by the coding sequence ATGTTACGTATCACCCTCTTCGCGTTATGCCTGTTGCTGCCCTGTCTGGTGGGATGTACCAGTGAAACTCCCACGGCCGGCGATGCCGAAGTTCCCGAAGCAGCTGGCGAAAAGCCGGTAACCTCGGATGCCGAAAACTTTCAGGTTCTCTTAAACACCACCAAAGGTGACATTCTGCTGGAAGTGCATCCCGCCTGGTCACCCCGTGGGGCAGAGCGGTTCAAGAAGCTCGTCGAAGAAGGTTTCTACAATGATGTGGCTTTCTTTCGCGTGATCGACGGCTTCATGGCCCAGGTCGGGATTCAGGGTGATCCCGCAGTGCATGCGAAGTGGGCCGATAACAATATCATGGATGATCCCGTGATTGAGTCCAACAAACGCGGGTATGTCTCTTTTGCGAAAACCGGACTGCCGGATTCCCGCTCCACCCAGTTCTTCATCAACTTCGGCGATAATTCCAATCTGGACAACATGGGCTTTTCTCCTTTCGCGAAGGTGATCAAAGGCATGGATGTCGTCGATTCGCTCTACAATGGTTATGGTGAAGGGGCACCGGGAGGAGCAGGTCCCGATCAGATGCGGCTTCGTGCTCAGGGCAATGCCTATCTGAAACAGGAATACCCGATGCTGGACTACATCAAAAAAGCAACCGTTGTCGGCGAGAAGCCGGCTGAGGGAGAAGCGAAGCCCGAAGCTGAGAAAGCGGAAGGTGAAAAACCAGCCGAGAAAGAAGCGGCTGAAAAACAGCCTGAAACAAAGGCTGAGGAAAAGTCCGAGGAGAAAAAAGAAGCAGCAGCCAAACCGGAGAAAGAGGCTGCTGCTGAAAAGAAAGAATAA
- the trmB gene encoding tRNA (guanosine(46)-N7)-methyltransferase TrmB: MTRSKPTKDLKPYFQTLEDLEGPFDWAAFFGNDNPVVLDVGAGRGLFLFNSSGEHPEKNFLGMEIDYREGRRAATRLLKSERPNARVLGGDARVAFDKFIPDSSVSEVHVYFPDPWWKKRHHKRRIFTEVFVERVTKALKNGGELHFWTDVEEYYERVVNLMDHAPQFIKREAPEEKLPEHDMDFQTSFERKKRKEGWIIHRGLWELSK; the protein is encoded by the coding sequence ATGACGCGTTCGAAACCGACCAAAGACCTCAAACCCTATTTTCAGACTCTCGAAGACCTGGAAGGCCCTTTCGACTGGGCTGCCTTTTTTGGCAATGATAATCCGGTGGTTCTGGACGTAGGTGCCGGTCGCGGTCTGTTTCTGTTCAATTCCAGCGGTGAGCACCCTGAGAAAAACTTTCTGGGAATGGAGATCGACTACCGCGAAGGGCGCCGCGCTGCAACGCGGTTACTGAAGTCCGAGCGTCCCAATGCTCGTGTGCTGGGGGGAGATGCGAGGGTTGCTTTCGACAAGTTCATCCCCGACTCCTCTGTTTCCGAAGTACATGTCTACTTTCCCGATCCCTGGTGGAAGAAGCGCCATCACAAACGCCGGATTTTTACTGAAGTGTTTGTGGAACGGGTCACCAAAGCTTTAAAGAATGGCGGAGAGCTGCACTTCTGGACGGACGTGGAAGAATACTACGAACGGGTCGTTAACCTGATGGATCACGCACCCCAGTTCATCAAACGGGAAGCCCCCGAGGAAAAACTCCCGGAACACGACATGGATTTCCAGACCAGCTTCGAACGAAAAAAACGTAAGGAAGGCTGGATTATTCACCGTGGTCTCTGGGAACTCAGCAAGTAA
- a CDS encoding CinA family protein, whose amino-acid sequence MFPEFLIQSAEEVKSALSRHDRKLVLSESCTGGLVAALMTSLPGISDYFCGSAVVYRWDTKMKWLGVQAETLNQFTDVSRETAREMALGVLQETPEATLSAAITGHLGPGAPESQDGLVCIGIARRTSSDLAVPPELVSVEALQSDALIASGPVQNHPADGLTLRQRRQLAAADQMLKLIVKALEG is encoded by the coding sequence ATGTTTCCCGAGTTTTTGATCCAGTCTGCTGAGGAAGTTAAATCAGCTCTCTCCCGTCACGACCGGAAACTGGTCCTGTCAGAGAGCTGTACCGGCGGACTGGTGGCGGCCCTGATGACCAGCCTGCCGGGGATTTCTGACTATTTCTGTGGCTCAGCCGTGGTCTATCGCTGGGATACCAAAATGAAGTGGCTGGGAGTACAGGCGGAGACGCTGAACCAGTTTACCGATGTCAGTCGCGAGACGGCCCGGGAAATGGCTTTGGGTGTCCTGCAGGAAACTCCCGAAGCGACTCTCTCCGCAGCGATCACGGGGCATCTGGGACCTGGTGCCCCGGAGTCTCAGGATGGGCTCGTCTGTATTGGTATCGCCCGACGGACTTCCAGCGATCTTGCGGTGCCACCGGAACTGGTGTCTGTTGAGGCGTTGCAAAGTGATGCGCTGATCGCGAGTGGACCAGTACAGAATCATCCCGCAGACGGGCTCACGTTACGCCAGCGCCGCCAGCTGGCAGCCGCCGATCAGATGCTGAAACTGATCGTCAAAGCACTGGAAGGCTGA